From Erigeron canadensis isolate Cc75 chromosome 8, C_canadensis_v1, whole genome shotgun sequence, one genomic window encodes:
- the LOC122580412 gene encoding actin-related protein 8-like isoform X1, translated as MSAASSSSMSNLLKKVWGSVSSRSSNNKSSSCNHHRHHEEEEEIKIMMKGGGGLGLGYFERIPNDIFLEKIIRLVDAKDVGMLTCVCKSWKLLLSTDNHLWAFFLQQLPLPLDLVHFSEIYLRHPPPTNTLQHHHRTYAPDDDSHNHQMLLELYQYSFMDIYRQRQQVPGTIIIDGGSGYCKFGWSKFDSPSGRSATFLEFGNIESPMYSRLRHFFSTIYARMQMKPSTQPIVVSIPICQYDDTEAAKAARKQLKEAIYSALFGINVPAVCAVSQATLALFAAKRTSGIVVNIGFHQTSVVPILHGKIMHKVGVEAVGVGALKLTGYLREQMQQRNLQFDSLYTVRSLKENLCYVALDYEAELCKDTEASYEVAAAGLFTLKKERFQTGEILFQPRIAGMRAMGLHHAVALCVDHCHAAELTADESWFKTIVLAGGTACLPGIAERLKKDLRVLLSPSIADELKIITPTNGADAAWYGAKIISNLSTFPNSWCITKKQFRSKAKRNHV; from the exons ATGAGCGCAGCAAGTAGTAGTAGTATGTCGAATTTGTTGAAAAAAGTTTGGGGATCAGTTTCAAGCCGCAGTTCCAATAATAAATCATCATCATGtaatcatcatcgtcatcatgaggaagaggaggaGATAAAGATAATGATGaaaggaggaggagggttgGGGTTGGGGTATTTTGAGAGGATAccaaatgatatatttttagaGAAAATAATAAGGTTAGTGGATGCCAAGGATGTTGGGATGCTCACCTGTGTTTGCAAATCATGGAAACTGTTATTATCTACCGACAATCACTTATGGGCCTTTTTCCTTCAACAACTTCCTCTTCCTCTCGATCTTGTTCACTTCTCCGAGATTTACCTCCGTCATCCTCCTCCTACTAACActcttcaacatcatcatcg AACATATGCTCCTGATGATGATAGTCATAATCATCAAATGCTGTTGGAGCTGTATCAATATTCATTTATGGATATCTATCGCCAAAGACAACAAGTCCCTGGGACCATCATCATTGATG GTGGTTCTGGCTATTGTAAGTTTGGTTGGAGCAAATTCGACTCTCCATCTGGTCGCTCTGCAACCTTCTTA GAATTTGGTAATATCGAGTCTCCTATGTACTCGAGGCTTCGTcatttcttttcaacaatttatGCCAG GATGCAGATGAAACCCTCCACACAACCAATTGTTGTCTCAATTCCTATATGCCAATATGATG ATACTGAAGCTGCTAAAGCAGCCAGAAAACAACTTAAAGAAGCCATATACTCGGCATTATTTGGCATCAATGTTCCTGCTGTTTGTGCAGTCAGCCAG GCAACTTTAGCTTTGTTTGCAGCTAAAAGAACTTCAGGAATTGTTGTCAATATCGGTTTTCATCAAACCTCTGTTGTTCCAA TATTGCATGGTAAAATAATGCACAAAGTGGGTGTGGAAGCTGTGGGAGTTGGAGCCTTAAAGCTTACCGGATACCTTAGGGAGCAAATGCAGCAGAGAAATCTTCAATTTGATTCATTATACACTGTGCGATCACTGAAAGAG AACTTGTGTTATGTTGCTCTCGACTATGAAGCCGAACTATGCAAGGATACCGAAGCATCATATGAAGTAGCGGCTGCTGGTTTGTTTACTCTCAAGAAAGAGCGTTTTCAAACCGGAGAGATTCTATTCCAACCACGTATAGCAGGAAT GCGTGCTATGGGTTTGCATCATGCAGTAGCCCTTTGTGTTGACCATTGCCACGCAGCTGAGTTAACAGCCGATGAAAGCTGGTTCAAGACTATTGTGTTGGCCGGGGGAACTGCGTGCTTACCAGGAATAGCAG AAAGATTAAAGAAGGACTTGCGTGTTCTTCTATCACCATCCATAGCTGatgaattaaaaataattacaccCACAAATGGTGCAGATGCTGCATGGTATGGTGCAAAGATTATCAGCAAT TTGAGCACCTTTCCAAACTCCTGGTGCATCACAAAGAAGCAGTTTCGGTCAAAGGCCAAAAGAAACCATGTATAG
- the LOC122580182 gene encoding probable calcium-binding protein CML21: MADAYPKEAPTPSKLESQILDAVLHRESKGTSIKSINRIILKFPKIDESLRKCKVIFQQFDEDRNGAIDIKELKHCFDKLQVKFTNDEINDIFKACDLNDDMGISFNEFIVLLCLVYLLKEDPAAPQSKSRMGIPDLEATFETLVESFVFLDSNKDGHVSKNEMIRAIEETRQSEGQIALKRFEEMDWDKNGMVNFKEFLFAFTGWVGIEDDEED, translated from the exons ATGGCCGATGCTTATCCAAAGGAGGCACCTACGCCCAGCAAGCTTGAATCTCAAATACTAGACGCAGTATTACACCGAGAATCCAAAGGAACTTCAATCAAGTCAATTAATCGAATCATCTTAAAATTCCCTAAAATTGATGAGAGCTTAAGAaaatgcaaagttatattcCAACAATTTG ATGAAGACAGAAACGGTGCCATCGATATAAAAGAGCTGAAACATTGCTTTGACAAGCTCCAAGTAAAGTTCACAAACGATGAAATCAATGATATATTTAAGGCATGTGATTTAAACGATGACATGGGAATCAGCTTCAATGAATTCATTGTTCTTCTTTGCCTTGTCTATCTTCTCAAGGAAGATCCTGCTGCCCCCCAATCT AAATCTCGAATGGGTATCCCAGATCTAGAGGCAACTTTCGAAACATTGGTCGAGTCGTTTGTGTTCTTGGACAGTAATAAAGATGGCCATGTCAGCAAAAATGAAATGATACGTGCAATAGAGGAAACTAGGCAATCTGAAGGCCAAATTGCCCTCAAAAGATTCG AGGAGATGGACTGGGATAAAAATGGAATGGTGAACTTCAAGGAATTTCTATTTGCGTTTACTGGGTGGGTTGGAATtgaggatgatgaagaagacTAG
- the LOC122580412 gene encoding actin-related protein 8-like isoform X2, whose translation MSAASSSSMSNLLKKVWGSVSSRSSNNKSSSCNHHRHHEEEEEIKIMMKGGGGLGLGYFERIPNDIFLEKIIRLVDAKDVGMLTCVCKSWKLLLSTDNHLWAFFLQQLPLPLDLVHFSEIYLRHPPPTNTLQHHHRTYAPDDDSHNHQMLLELYQYSFMDIYRQRQQVPGTIIIDGGSGYCKFGWSKFDSPSGRSATFLEFGNIESPMYSRLRHFFSTIYARMQMKPSTQPIVVSIPICQYDDTEAAKAARKQLKEAIYSALFGINVPAVCAVSQATLALFAAKRTSGIVVNIGFHQTSVVPILHGKIMHKVGVEAVGVGALKLTGYLREQMQQRNLQFDSLYTVRSLKENLCYVALDYEAELCKDTEASYEVAAAGLFTLKKERFQTGEILFQPRIAGMRAMGLHHAVALCVDHCHAAELTADESWFKTIVLAGGTACLPGIADAAWYGAKIISNLSTFPNSWCITKKQFRSKAKRNHV comes from the exons ATGAGCGCAGCAAGTAGTAGTAGTATGTCGAATTTGTTGAAAAAAGTTTGGGGATCAGTTTCAAGCCGCAGTTCCAATAATAAATCATCATCATGtaatcatcatcgtcatcatgaggaagaggaggaGATAAAGATAATGATGaaaggaggaggagggttgGGGTTGGGGTATTTTGAGAGGATAccaaatgatatatttttagaGAAAATAATAAGGTTAGTGGATGCCAAGGATGTTGGGATGCTCACCTGTGTTTGCAAATCATGGAAACTGTTATTATCTACCGACAATCACTTATGGGCCTTTTTCCTTCAACAACTTCCTCTTCCTCTCGATCTTGTTCACTTCTCCGAGATTTACCTCCGTCATCCTCCTCCTACTAACActcttcaacatcatcatcg AACATATGCTCCTGATGATGATAGTCATAATCATCAAATGCTGTTGGAGCTGTATCAATATTCATTTATGGATATCTATCGCCAAAGACAACAAGTCCCTGGGACCATCATCATTGATG GTGGTTCTGGCTATTGTAAGTTTGGTTGGAGCAAATTCGACTCTCCATCTGGTCGCTCTGCAACCTTCTTA GAATTTGGTAATATCGAGTCTCCTATGTACTCGAGGCTTCGTcatttcttttcaacaatttatGCCAG GATGCAGATGAAACCCTCCACACAACCAATTGTTGTCTCAATTCCTATATGCCAATATGATG ATACTGAAGCTGCTAAAGCAGCCAGAAAACAACTTAAAGAAGCCATATACTCGGCATTATTTGGCATCAATGTTCCTGCTGTTTGTGCAGTCAGCCAG GCAACTTTAGCTTTGTTTGCAGCTAAAAGAACTTCAGGAATTGTTGTCAATATCGGTTTTCATCAAACCTCTGTTGTTCCAA TATTGCATGGTAAAATAATGCACAAAGTGGGTGTGGAAGCTGTGGGAGTTGGAGCCTTAAAGCTTACCGGATACCTTAGGGAGCAAATGCAGCAGAGAAATCTTCAATTTGATTCATTATACACTGTGCGATCACTGAAAGAG AACTTGTGTTATGTTGCTCTCGACTATGAAGCCGAACTATGCAAGGATACCGAAGCATCATATGAAGTAGCGGCTGCTGGTTTGTTTACTCTCAAGAAAGAGCGTTTTCAAACCGGAGAGATTCTATTCCAACCACGTATAGCAGGAAT GCGTGCTATGGGTTTGCATCATGCAGTAGCCCTTTGTGTTGACCATTGCCACGCAGCTGAGTTAACAGCCGATGAAAGCTGGTTCAAGACTATTGTGTTGGCCGGGGGAACTGCGTGCTTACCAGGAATAGCAG ATGCTGCATGGTATGGTGCAAAGATTATCAGCAAT TTGAGCACCTTTCCAAACTCCTGGTGCATCACAAAGAAGCAGTTTCGGTCAAAGGCCAAAAGAAACCATGTATAG
- the LOC122611232 gene encoding uncharacterized WD repeat-containing protein C2A9.03-like — MSYHQQEDNEYVVDEYDMEDVDYDDMDDDDDDEYHGSDSDADHYDYMNYKLQDTSAAQARRGKDVQGIPWERLSITREKYRQTRLQQYKNYENIPHSGEASQKACKFTDKTGMYYDFRRNIRSVKSTIQHFQLRNLVWATSKHDVYFMSHYSVIHMSSLASKKTDVLNVSGHVAPCENHPGSLLEGFTCIQVSTMAVKDNLLVAGGFQGELICKYLDRPGVSFCLRTTYDDNAITNAIDIYTTPSGAVHFNASNNDCGVREFDMENFRMIKHFRFPWPVNHTSISPDGKLLIIVGDNPDGMLVDTTSGKTVAALKGHLDFSFASAWHPGGQNFTTGNQDKTCRVWDVRNLSKSATCLEGNLGAIRSIRYSSDGQFMAMAEAADFVHVFDVKSGYEKEQEIDFFGEISGMSFSPDTESLFIGVWDRSYGSLLELGRRHNYSYLDSIL; from the exons ATGTCATATCATCAACAGGAAGATAATGAGTATGTGGTGGATGAATATGACATGGAGGATGTAGATTATGATGacatggatgatgatgatgatgatgagtatCATGGCTCTGACTCTGACGCGGATCACTACGATTACATG AATTATAAATTGCAAGACACTTCTGCTGCTCAGGCAAGAAGAGGCAAAGACGTGCAAGGTATTCCATGGGAAAGGCTGAGCATAACTAGGGAGAAATATAGACAAACTAGATTACAACAGTACAAAAACTATGAAAATATTCCTCACTCTGGGGAGGCTTCACAAaag GCATGCAAATTCACTGACAAAACGGGCATGTATTATGACTTTAGACGCAACATAAGATCTGTAAAATCCACAATTCAGCACTTTCAG TTAAGAAACCTAGTATGGGCTACATCAAAGCATGATGTCTACTTCATGTCACATTACTCTGTCATCCATATGTCTTCACTAGCAAGCAAAAAGACTGATGTCCTTAACGTATCTGGACACGTAGCACCATGTGAG AACCACCCTGGGAGTCTATTGGAAGGATTTACTTGTATTCAAGTTAGCACAATGGCAGTAAAAGATAATCTGCTTGTTGCCGGTGGATTTCAGGGAGAACTTATATGCAAG TACTTAGATAGACCCGGTGTTTCTTTCTGTTTGAGGACAACATATGATGATAATGCTATTACTAATGCTATTGACATCTACACAACTCCAAG TGGAGCAGtgcattttaatgcatcaaacaATGATTGTGGAGTCAGAGAGTTCGACATGGAAAATTTTCGTATGATCAAACACTTCCGTTTTCCTTGGCCTGTGAAc CATACCTCCATTAGCCCTGATGGCAAGCTTCTTATAATCGTAGGAGACAACCCAGATGGAATGTTGGTGGACACCACATCTGGAAAG ACAGTTGCAGCCTTGAAAGGACACTTGGATTTCTCATTTGCATCAGCATGGCACCCTGGTGGTCAAAATTTTACTACTGGGAACCAGGACAAAACATGCAGAGTATGGGATGTGAGAAACCTGTCAAAATCAGCAACTTGTTTAGAAGGAAACCTAGGAGCAATTAGATCAATCCGATACTCGTCTGATGGTCAGTTCATGGCGATGGCTGAAGCAGCCGACTTTGTTCATGTTTTTGATGTTAAAAGTGGTTAtgaaaaagaacaagaaatcGATTTCTTTGGTGAGATTTCTGGAATGTCTTTTAGTCCTGATACGGAGTCACTATTCATTGGAGTTTGGGATCGATCATATGGCAGCCTATTGGAGTTGGGACGGAGACACAATTACTCTTATTTGGATTCCATACTTTGA